The Armatimonadota bacterium genome has a segment encoding these proteins:
- a CDS encoding HD domain-containing protein produces MKKLYVVNLREGARIEEVFLVVTKSVASTRTGSQFLKMTLADKTGTVDSVKWDATESEIARISEDDYVQVQAAVKSYNDHPQLVIESFQRWGEAIDPSDFLRSSQRDPDKMMTELTAILEQVTNPKLRTLLDGFFSNSEYAVKFRQAPAAKKIHHAYIGGLLEHTLNVVRTCAALSDLYPNTDRELLLTAAALHDIGKIDEYLWSSSIKFSDAGHLVGHVVGGAMMVKEAADKIDGFDPTMSLALQHMILSHHGEKEWGSPKQPKSIEAVMLHTADDLDAKLAIFDEAIHNSDNGGLFTERHFLLDRPIFKGLPSCTGLLEDTGQPEEAVLPNGDAADMESFAADVDYDPFADE; encoded by the coding sequence GTGAAGAAGCTCTACGTTGTAAATCTTCGAGAGGGTGCCAGGATCGAAGAAGTATTCCTGGTAGTTACCAAGTCGGTTGCAAGCACACGCACCGGTTCGCAGTTCCTCAAAATGACCCTTGCTGATAAGACCGGCACGGTGGACAGCGTCAAATGGGACGCCACAGAATCCGAAATTGCGCGTATCAGCGAGGATGATTATGTACAGGTCCAGGCAGCCGTTAAGAGCTACAATGACCATCCTCAGCTTGTAATAGAGTCTTTTCAGCGCTGGGGCGAGGCTATTGACCCTTCGGACTTCCTACGAAGTTCACAACGCGACCCCGATAAAATGATGACTGAGCTTACAGCCATTTTGGAGCAGGTGACAAATCCCAAACTACGCACCCTGCTCGATGGGTTCTTTTCAAACAGCGAGTATGCGGTCAAGTTCAGGCAGGCTCCCGCCGCAAAAAAGATTCATCATGCATATATTGGCGGACTTCTTGAACACACGCTCAACGTCGTCCGAACGTGCGCCGCTCTTTCCGACCTCTATCCCAATACCGACCGTGAGCTGCTGCTGACTGCCGCAGCTCTGCACGATATCGGCAAGATAGATGAGTATCTCTGGTCAAGCTCGATCAAGTTTTCTGACGCGGGGCATCTGGTGGGGCATGTTGTGGGCGGAGCGATGATGGTGAAGGAAGCAGCGGACAAGATCGATGGTTTCGATCCGACAATGAGCCTTGCGCTCCAGCATATGATACTTTCTCATCACGGGGAAAAGGAGTGGGGCTCGCCCAAGCAGCCCAAGAGCATCGAAGCGGTTATGCTCCACACTGCTGACGACCTTGACGCAAAGCTGGCTATATTCGATGAGGCCATACACAACTCTGATAACGGCGGACTTTTTACTGAGCGTCACTTTTTGCTGGACAGACCGATATTCAAAGGCCTGCCAAGTTGCACCGGCCTCTTAGAAGATACGGGGCAGCCGGAAGAAGCGGTCCTGCCGAATGGTGATGCGGCTGATATGGAGAGCTTTGCCGCGGACGTTGATTACGATCCGTTTGCGGACGAATAG
- a CDS encoding isoprenylcysteine carboxylmethyltransferase family protein encodes MTVSTRKAIFGIAFSLVLIGAVVPAAYWYIAQAIDRSLGLEHLSDSPVLFILAAFSFLAGLFWVLWAYTYLLFVGKGLPLEAFGTALHPTQVLVTTGPYAYTRNPSIIGLIFLLLGVGLLQRSISGLVMLPAAVAIIIPYLIIFEERALAARFGDEYAHYRNAVPLLFPRFIPYAKAQI; translated from the coding sequence ATGACTGTGAGTACAAGAAAGGCCATCTTCGGCATAGCATTTTCCCTGGTATTGATTGGCGCGGTAGTTCCGGCAGCGTATTGGTATATAGCGCAGGCGATTGACCGATCTCTGGGCTTGGAACATCTGAGCGACAGTCCTGTTTTGTTTATATTGGCGGCGTTTTCATTCCTGGCAGGCTTGTTCTGGGTCTTATGGGCATATACATATCTGTTGTTTGTGGGCAAGGGACTGCCGCTGGAAGCATTCGGAACAGCGCTTCACCCAACCCAAGTCCTGGTGACAACCGGCCCGTATGCTTATACCAGAAATCCAAGTATAATCGGGCTGATTTTTCTGCTGCTTGGTGTGGGGCTTCTTCAGAGGTCTATATCGGGTTTGGTCATGCTGCCGGCGGCAGTAGCGATCATAATACCATATTTGATAATTTTCGAGGAAAGAGCGCTTGCAGCAAGGTTCGGCGATGAATATGCCCATTACAGGAACGCCGTTCCCCTACTATTCCCCCGGTTTATCCCATACGCCAAAGCCCAAATATAA
- a CDS encoding [FeFe] hydrogenase, group A encodes MDKNYITVDGTRVELTGEKNLLEVIRKAGIDLPTFCYHSELSVYGACRMCICEIEGRGLQPTCSTPPEPGMVVRTNTVRTMRIRKMALELLLANHHGNCQTCDKNTNCRLQSLAERLGVKDVRFPTSSKMEPVDMSNKSLVRDPNKCILCGDCVRMCKEVQGIGVLDFVGRGSSVKVSPAFGKCLNEVECVYCGQCSTVCPTGALTVKSEVDKVWKAIYDPDKVVVVQIAPAVRTAVGEAFGVLDGELAMGKTSAALRKVGFSRIYDTSFAADLTTMEEGTEFLKRLETGEKLPQFTSCCPAWVKFVEQFYPEFVGNLSSCKSPQQMFGSLAKKYLPQDLEVKPENLIVVSVMPCTAKKFEASRPEFSHDGVPDVDVVLTTQEIVKMISQAGIVFSEIPPESMDMPFGFKTGAGIIFGASGGVAEAVLRLATAQEGQPNRSYEFYQVRGLDGVKETEVSINGETVRLAVVNGLANTRDLLEKIKSGEAKYDIVEVMSCRGGCIGGAGQPLPNDMDARERRKNALYDCDRVQTLHNAKDNPFVQEAYRNWLKEPNSTAAHHLLHTQYKHRKRLTGEVIDVQEGGAADKVSVSVCIGTCCYANGSYDTMRKLMDLAEKKGISDKIDFKASFCFENCDKGPNVEVNGKVHGHVTPDKVEDFVEKIIVPAIDGTVAKV; translated from the coding sequence ATGGATAAAAATTATATAACAGTTGATGGAACCAGGGTCGAACTGACCGGTGAAAAGAACCTGCTTGAAGTAATACGCAAAGCGGGAATCGATCTGCCGACATTTTGCTACCACTCTGAGCTGTCGGTATACGGCGCGTGCAGGATGTGCATCTGCGAGATAGAAGGCAGAGGGCTTCAGCCCACCTGCTCCACCCCGCCTGAGCCGGGTATGGTAGTTCGTACAAACACTGTAAGGACAATGCGCATCCGCAAGATGGCGCTCGAGCTGCTGCTGGCTAACCATCACGGCAACTGCCAGACGTGCGACAAGAACACCAACTGCCGTCTGCAGTCGCTGGCCGAGAGGCTGGGTGTCAAGGACGTGCGCTTCCCCACAAGTTCCAAAATGGAGCCTGTGGACATGTCCAACAAATCGCTGGTCAGAGACCCCAATAAGTGCATTCTCTGCGGAGACTGTGTAAGAATGTGCAAGGAAGTGCAGGGGATCGGTGTTCTGGACTTTGTGGGACGCGGATCGTCTGTGAAGGTCAGCCCGGCGTTCGGTAAGTGCCTCAATGAGGTCGAGTGCGTTTACTGCGGCCAGTGCTCAACTGTTTGCCCGACAGGCGCTCTGACTGTAAAGAGCGAAGTGGACAAGGTCTGGAAAGCTATCTATGACCCCGACAAGGTCGTGGTCGTGCAGATTGCGCCTGCGGTAAGGACTGCTGTCGGCGAAGCGTTCGGCGTGTTGGACGGCGAACTTGCCATGGGAAAGACTTCCGCCGCGCTGCGCAAGGTCGGCTTTTCGCGCATATACGACACATCATTTGCAGCGGACCTTACCACTATGGAAGAAGGCACCGAGTTTTTGAAGAGGCTCGAAACAGGAGAGAAGCTGCCGCAGTTCACAAGCTGCTGCCCGGCATGGGTGAAGTTTGTTGAGCAGTTCTATCCTGAGTTTGTAGGCAATTTGTCAAGCTGCAAGAGCCCACAGCAGATGTTCGGCTCGCTCGCAAAGAAGTATCTGCCGCAGGACCTGGAGGTCAAGCCGGAGAACTTGATAGTCGTCTCCGTGATGCCGTGCACAGCCAAGAAGTTCGAGGCGTCACGGCCTGAGTTCAGCCACGACGGCGTACCCGATGTGGACGTTGTCTTGACCACTCAAGAGATCGTAAAAATGATCAGCCAGGCGGGCATTGTCTTCAGCGAGATTCCGCCGGAGTCTATGGATATGCCGTTCGGGTTCAAGACCGGCGCTGGCATCATCTTTGGAGCCAGCGGCGGCGTGGCCGAAGCTGTTCTGAGACTTGCGACCGCTCAAGAGGGTCAGCCTAATCGGAGTTATGAGTTCTACCAGGTGCGCGGCCTTGACGGAGTGAAAGAGACCGAGGTCAGCATTAATGGTGAGACAGTGCGGTTGGCGGTAGTCAACGGCCTGGCAAACACTCGCGACTTGCTCGAAAAGATCAAGAGCGGCGAGGCGAAGTACGATATAGTCGAAGTGATGAGCTGCCGCGGCGGGTGTATCGGCGGAGCTGGGCAGCCTCTGCCAAATGATATGGATGCTCGTGAGCGGCGCAAGAATGCGCTGTATGACTGCGACCGCGTCCAGACATTGCATAATGCAAAGGACAACCCGTTTGTGCAGGAAGCATATCGCAACTGGCTGAAAGAGCCTAACAGCACTGCGGCGCATCATCTGCTGCACACTCAGTATAAGCACCGCAAACGGCTCACCGGTGAGGTTATTGACGTGCAGGAAGGCGGCGCGGCTGATAAAGTTAGCGTGAGCGTCTGCATAGGCACATGCTGCTACGCAAACGGTTCATACGACACCATGCGCAAGCTTATGGACCTGGCTGAAAAGAAGGGCATAAGCGATAAGATAGACTTCAAGGCCAGCTTCTGCTTTGAGAACTGCGATAAGGGCCCGAATGTGGAAGTCAACGGCAAGGTGCATGGGCATGTTACGCCGGATAAGGTGGAAGACTTCGTTGAGAAGATAATCGTGCCTGCTATAGATGGCACTGTGGCGAAAGTCTAA
- the nuoF gene encoding NADH-quinone oxidoreductase subunit NuoF — MSTIGIISSPQDLTKIKADVQAAIAAEKIRLTLCCGNGCVASGAREVFEALNAELERKNVPLKIDILEEKKDGVRLSASGCQGLCQHGPILKIEPYNYLYMKLKPEDAAEIVEETVLNGRVIDRLLLKDDATGKSYKTREDIPFYKHQTNILLSDCGTIDPKDIRQYIARDGYKAASEVIFSMTPEDVCREVLDSGLRGRGGAGFPTGRKWTLTAAVQGEKKYVVCNGDEGDPGAFMDGAVMEGNPHAILEGMLIAGYAIGADEGYIYVRAEYPLAIKSLRRAIEQATEAGILGKNVMGSPFSFDIHIKEGAGAFVCGEETALIASIEGQRGMPRPKPPFPAQSGLWGKPTVINNVETYANVSKIILHGAEWFRSFGVEKSPGTKTFSITGEVTNTGLIEVPLGTTIRQVVYDIGGGIRTPGHEFKAVQIGGPSGACLTKEHLDLPLDYDSLRAAGAMVGSGGLVILDEGTCMVEVARYFMTFTQSESCGKCVLCREGTKRMLEILKKIVRGEGTLEDIDLLEELALTVRDGALCGLGKTAPNPVLSTLKHFRDEYIAHVVDKVCPAGQCHAFKTYTITTEKCKGCGLCAKKCPVGAISGEIKSPFVIDAAKCIKCGVCADVCKFGAVTL; from the coding sequence TTGAGCACAATAGGAATTATCAGTTCTCCACAGGACCTTACCAAGATCAAAGCCGATGTTCAGGCCGCAATTGCCGCGGAGAAGATCAGGCTGACACTCTGCTGCGGCAACGGCTGCGTTGCAAGCGGCGCTCGTGAAGTGTTTGAAGCTCTTAATGCAGAGCTTGAACGCAAGAACGTGCCTCTAAAGATCGATATTCTCGAAGAAAAGAAAGATGGTGTGCGCCTTTCTGCAAGCGGCTGTCAGGGACTCTGTCAGCACGGTCCGATCCTTAAAATCGAGCCTTACAATTACCTATACATGAAACTCAAGCCCGAAGACGCGGCTGAGATAGTCGAAGAGACAGTCCTCAATGGCCGCGTAATCGACAGGCTCCTTCTCAAGGATGACGCGACCGGCAAGAGCTATAAGACCCGGGAAGATATCCCGTTCTATAAGCACCAGACCAACATTCTCCTTTCCGACTGCGGCACCATCGACCCGAAAGATATTCGCCAGTATATAGCCCGGGACGGCTACAAGGCTGCAAGTGAAGTTATCTTCTCGATGACTCCTGAAGACGTCTGCCGAGAAGTGCTGGACTCCGGCTTGAGAGGACGCGGCGGCGCAGGATTCCCGACCGGTCGCAAGTGGACTCTCACTGCAGCCGTTCAGGGTGAAAAGAAATATGTTGTCTGCAACGGTGACGAGGGCGACCCCGGCGCATTCATGGACGGCGCTGTGATGGAAGGCAATCCCCATGCGATACTCGAAGGAATGCTGATCGCGGGTTACGCCATAGGGGCGGATGAAGGCTATATCTATGTTCGAGCCGAGTATCCCCTCGCAATTAAGAGCCTGAGGCGAGCGATCGAGCAAGCTACCGAGGCGGGAATACTGGGCAAGAACGTGATGGGAAGCCCCTTCTCATTCGACATTCATATCAAAGAGGGCGCCGGAGCATTCGTCTGCGGCGAGGAGACCGCTCTGATCGCCTCGATTGAGGGTCAAAGAGGTATGCCAAGGCCCAAGCCGCCGTTCCCGGCACAGTCGGGTCTGTGGGGAAAGCCTACGGTTATCAATAATGTTGAGACCTATGCCAACGTCTCAAAAATCATCCTCCATGGAGCGGAGTGGTTCAGAAGTTTCGGAGTTGAGAAGTCTCCGGGGACCAAGACGTTCTCCATTACGGGCGAGGTCACCAATACGGGTCTTATCGAGGTTCCGCTCGGAACAACTATCAGGCAGGTCGTGTATGATATCGGCGGCGGTATCCGCACACCCGGCCACGAGTTCAAGGCCGTGCAGATCGGCGGACCGTCCGGCGCATGCCTGACCAAGGAGCACCTCGATCTGCCGCTGGATTATGACAGTCTCCGCGCGGCGGGAGCAATGGTCGGCAGCGGCGGACTTGTAATCCTCGACGAGGGCACATGCATGGTGGAGGTCGCGCGTTACTTCATGACCTTTACCCAGAGCGAGTCGTGCGGAAAGTGCGTCCTGTGTCGCGAGGGAACCAAGCGGATGCTCGAGATCCTTAAAAAGATCGTCAGAGGCGAAGGCACACTTGAAGATATCGACTTGCTTGAAGAGCTTGCGCTTACAGTCAGGGACGGCGCGCTTTGCGGACTCGGTAAAACGGCTCCGAACCCGGTCCTTTCGACCCTGAAGCACTTCCGTGACGAATATATCGCCCACGTGGTGGACAAGGTCTGCCCGGCGGGTCAATGCCATGCATTCAAGACATACACGATCACAACCGAAAAATGCAAGGGCTGCGGGCTGTGCGCAAAGAAGTGCCCGGTCGGCGCGATATCCGGCGAGATCAAGAGCCCATTCGTGATCGACGCGGCAAAGTGCATCAAGTGCGGCGTGTGCGCGGATGTGTGCAAATTCGGAGCGGTAACTTTGTAG
- the nuoE gene encoding NADH-quinone oxidoreductase subunit NuoE, whose amino-acid sequence MAQAVTHEKPKSADRSFQRVLDIIEECGTKESSLIPILQKVQDEYRYLPEEILAFIATALDVPPATVFGVATFYAQFSLEPKGKYLIRVCDGTACHVRGNKTIIDAIRNKIGLKDGQRTTKDMRYTLETVSCLGACGLAPAVVINDKIYGHMTPDKVVAAIDELEKEAAR is encoded by the coding sequence GTGGCACAAGCAGTCACGCATGAAAAACCAAAAAGCGCTGACAGAAGCTTTCAGCGCGTGCTCGATATCATCGAGGAATGCGGCACAAAAGAATCCTCGCTGATACCGATCCTGCAGAAGGTTCAGGATGAATACCGATACCTGCCTGAGGAAATTCTGGCCTTTATCGCAACAGCGTTGGATGTGCCGCCGGCGACAGTCTTCGGCGTAGCTACATTTTATGCGCAGTTTTCGCTGGAGCCGAAGGGCAAGTATTTGATTAGAGTCTGCGATGGAACAGCTTGCCATGTGCGCGGCAACAAGACCATCATTGACGCCATCCGAAACAAAATCGGCCTTAAAGATGGCCAGAGAACGACCAAGGATATGCGCTATACACTTGAGACAGTGAGCTGCCTCGGCGCATGCGGGCTTGCGCCCGCCGTGGTCATTAACGATAAAATTTACGGCCACATGACCCCCGATAAGGTTGTCGCCGCGATTGATGAATTGGAGAAGGAGGCAGCCCGTTGA
- a CDS encoding redox-sensing transcriptional repressor Rex, with product MVPKAVILRFESYLTYLGQLKSEGKKTATSEELARLFGISSSRVRQDLVALGAVGRPRSGYDIETLERTIIAALDVDNVKKIALVGFGNLGRALAGSEVWSQGGFQLKAIFDVNPEVIGTEAHGIKVRNITELFGVIKSEMIEAACITVPASAAQSAANLLVTAGIRGIWNFSPIEIDVPSDVIVENMRLEQGLMTLSFRMRTMKK from the coding sequence ATGGTGCCCAAAGCAGTCATTCTGAGATTCGAAAGCTATCTGACATACCTTGGACAACTTAAAAGCGAAGGGAAAAAGACGGCAACGAGCGAAGAACTGGCGAGGCTTTTTGGAATATCCAGTTCAAGAGTCAGGCAGGACCTGGTGGCGCTCGGCGCGGTCGGCAGGCCCAGGTCAGGCTATGATATCGAAACGCTGGAACGCACGATAATCGCGGCTCTGGATGTCGACAACGTCAAAAAGATCGCACTGGTCGGGTTCGGTAACCTGGGACGCGCGTTGGCGGGCAGCGAAGTGTGGAGCCAGGGCGGCTTCCAGCTAAAAGCAATTTTTGATGTGAACCCTGAAGTCATAGGGACTGAAGCCCATGGCATTAAGGTCCGCAATATAACTGAGCTATTCGGCGTAATTAAGAGTGAGATGATTGAAGCAGCATGTATTACAGTGCCTGCTTCGGCTGCGCAGAGCGCGGCCAATCTGCTCGTGACGGCAGGCATCAGAGGCATATGGAACTTCTCGCCTATCGAGATTGACGTGCCGTCGGATGTGATTGTCGAAAACATGCGCCTGGAACAGGGGCTTATGACGCTCTCATTTCGCATGAGAACGATGAAAAAGTAG